The following coding sequences are from one Methanohalophilus halophilus window:
- the truD gene encoding tRNA pseudouridine(13) synthase TruD, protein MQVPDIEKQTGIDLYVTETEGIGGKLKQISEDFVVEEVTGREEGKEGKYLILELTKKNWETHHLIRDMSRILGISSKRFGFAGTKDKRALTIQRISIYDLETEDVERIKLKDVDLKVLGRSNKDVGLGDLVGNKFKIIVRDIDLPQEKLDNRLLNITSTINKLDGVPNFFGIQRFGSRRPITHLVGESIVRGDIEKAAIDYIGLSFPDEHEKTKLVRDRFYKERNYIESLKEYPVQLRYERAMMHYLVNNPDDFAGAFGELSSNMRNMFVHACQSYIYNRIICRRIRGKLPLNEAVEGDIVCFKNKQGLPDTSRLETVTSSKVKGINNLIRRGRAFVTAPLVGTSTEFTDSSPGNIEKEILHQTGFEQNDFHIPEIPRITSKGRRREILLNVKPAYTIADDELNEGKKKVTLEFCLPKGSYATTVLREYMKAEPADMS, encoded by the coding sequence ATGCAAGTGCCTGATATAGAAAAACAAACCGGTATCGACCTTTATGTAACGGAAACAGAAGGTATCGGCGGAAAGTTAAAACAAATTAGTGAAGATTTTGTTGTTGAGGAAGTCACGGGTAGGGAGGAAGGCAAGGAAGGAAAATACCTGATTCTTGAACTTACGAAAAAAAACTGGGAAACCCACCACCTGATAAGGGATATGTCCCGAATTCTGGGAATAAGTTCCAAAAGGTTTGGTTTTGCCGGTACCAAGGACAAAAGGGCACTTACCATCCAGCGTATAAGTATATACGATCTTGAAACAGAAGACGTTGAAAGAATAAAACTTAAGGATGTGGATCTGAAAGTCCTGGGCCGCTCCAACAAAGATGTGGGTTTGGGAGACCTCGTGGGAAATAAATTCAAAATCATTGTCCGGGATATCGACCTGCCACAGGAAAAACTTGATAACAGACTCCTGAATATCACTTCCACAATAAATAAACTTGATGGAGTACCCAACTTTTTCGGGATTCAGAGATTTGGCTCACGTCGTCCCATCACCCATCTTGTGGGCGAATCAATAGTAAGGGGAGATATTGAAAAAGCTGCAATAGATTATATTGGTTTGAGTTTTCCAGATGAGCACGAGAAAACAAAGCTTGTACGCGACCGTTTCTATAAGGAGCGCAACTATATCGAAAGCCTGAAAGAATATCCGGTTCAGTTGCGCTACGAAAGGGCAATGATGCACTATCTTGTGAATAATCCGGATGACTTTGCCGGAGCATTCGGCGAATTGAGTTCCAACATGCGGAATATGTTTGTCCATGCCTGCCAGTCATATATCTATAATCGGATAATCTGCAGACGGATCCGGGGAAAACTGCCCCTCAATGAAGCAGTCGAAGGTGATATTGTGTGCTTCAAGAATAAGCAGGGACTGCCAGATACCTCCCGGCTTGAAACTGTAACATCCTCCAAGGTAAAAGGAATAAATAATCTGATTCGCAGGGGCAGGGCTTTTGTGACGGCCCCGCTGGTCGGCACATCCACCGAATTTACGGACAGCTCACCGGGCAATATAGAAAAAGAAATACTCCATCAGACAGGTTTTGAACAGAACGATTTCCATATTCCCGAGATTCCTCGTATCACCTCAAAGGGCAGGCGCAGGGAAATACTGTTGAATGTCAAACCGGCTTACACAATTGCTGACGACGAATTAAATGAAGGGAAGAAAAAAGTTACACTGGAGTTCTGTCTGCCCAAGGGAAGTTATGCAACAACTGTCCTCAGGGAATACATGAAAGCAGAACCCGCAGATATGAGTTAA
- a CDS encoding transglutaminase-like domain-containing protein: MRTKGFILLIALIGILIYIGGQNPELLQESIPISNDRSMETAYEPDTQTLTYPQVHVLDPEYDDKPTQSQILPPGYSISSAYSYGEPFRKNTGMLTMTITNTGNNEIYVYGYGIRPASGNGIYDFESGYLIPPKEEKELGYACFDVPDKTTIKPEPFIKIMAISESGKWHDYGMQYFDAIEIETRAAATEVNPQYSYNPAYLFDKINSLVNSSDPQVRSKAAKAAKEYPGKYNIHQVCALYDNLIEDVDYISDPRGSDYWVGPGETLEIGAGDCDDYAITMASLVEAIGGTSRIYLTDTHAYAAVYIGTDEDIDRISGAIEQYYGCVPVYYATDKYGCWLLLDPTAGMYAGSLPVETAPTENGWTYTRNTNVTVIDIAAR, from the coding sequence ATGAGGACAAAGGGTTTCATTTTACTGATAGCCCTGATTGGCATACTGATCTATATCGGCGGCCAGAATCCGGAACTTCTGCAAGAAAGCATTCCCATCTCCAATGACAGAAGTATGGAAACTGCCTATGAACCCGATACCCAAACCCTGACATACCCACAAGTACACGTTCTTGATCCAGAATATGACGATAAACCCACCCAAAGTCAGATACTGCCCCCCGGCTACAGCATATCAAGTGCTTACAGTTATGGTGAACCCTTCCGGAAAAATACCGGTATGCTCACAATGACCATCACAAATACGGGAAATAATGAAATTTACGTATATGGATACGGCATCCGGCCGGCAAGTGGAAACGGCATATACGATTTTGAAAGCGGATACCTGATACCCCCAAAAGAAGAAAAAGAACTGGGATATGCCTGTTTTGACGTACCCGACAAAACGACAATAAAACCAGAGCCTTTCATAAAGATAATGGCAATTTCCGAATCAGGTAAATGGCACGATTACGGGATGCAGTATTTTGACGCAATTGAAATCGAAACCCGAGCTGCTGCTACAGAAGTAAATCCACAATATAGTTACAACCCGGCATATCTTTTCGATAAGATAAACTCCCTTGTCAATTCATCCGACCCACAGGTCAGAAGCAAAGCTGCAAAAGCAGCAAAAGAGTACCCCGGCAAATACAATATTCACCAGGTATGTGCCCTGTATGATAATTTGATAGAAGATGTGGATTATATCAGCGATCCCCGGGGATCGGATTACTGGGTCGGCCCGGGTGAGACCCTGGAAATCGGGGCAGGAGACTGTGATGATTACGCCATCACAATGGCTTCCCTGGTGGAAGCAATCGGGGGCACATCCCGGATATACCTGACCGATACACATGCCTATGCGGCAGTTTACATCGGAACAGATGAAGACATCGATCGTATCTCAGGGGCCATAGAGCAATACTATGGGTGCGTGCCCGTATATTATGCAACCGATAAATACGGTTGCTGGTTACTTCTTGATCCGACCGCAGGCATGTATGCAGGAAGCCTGCCGGTGGAAACTGCTCCCACAGAAAACGGCTGGACATACACCAGGAATACAAATGTAACAGTAATAGATATTGCCGCAAGATGA
- the pth2 gene encoding peptidyl-tRNA hydrolase Pth2: protein MFTCKQCIVIRQDLKLSKGKLAVQVAHAAVSASEKADSKIYSKWKAEGQKKVVLKVPAERDLYELREIARAQNLPTALIQDAGLTEIKPGTVTALGIGPATNEDIERITGSLKLL from the coding sequence ATGTTTACCTGCAAACAATGTATTGTGATCCGACAGGACCTGAAACTATCAAAGGGCAAACTTGCGGTACAGGTGGCCCATGCTGCAGTATCAGCATCCGAGAAGGCAGATTCCAAAATATATTCAAAATGGAAAGCTGAAGGACAGAAAAAAGTAGTACTCAAAGTGCCTGCCGAAAGGGACCTTTATGAGTTAAGGGAAATCGCCCGGGCACAGAACCTTCCCACCGCCCTGATACAGGATGCCGGCCTGACCGAGATTAAACCGGGCACTGTCACTGCTCTTGGCATAGGGCCCGCAACAAATGAAGACATAGAACGTATCACCGGTTCCCTGAAGTTGCTTTAA
- the mptN gene encoding tetrahydromethanopterin:alpha-L-glutamate ligase codes for MKNIGILITDPEDWTTKSLIEATSNNRITPIPINLADAEVTIGTNITYHAGDINLQDLDAIVARDAGGGNGDGVIFRFDILRQLESCGIPVINSPASIQNAANKYHATYLLAEANIPVPPTKGVQDTESAMNTLASFEDAIIKPVFGYKGMGIYRIKNGQIIYPDGNMDDTPVRGFVSRMMNERGMLYIQKYIANPGRDIRAFVVGDEVIGAIYRKAEKGWLNNLSQGGNTEKCMLEKEQEELCIRTCEKIGAEYAGVDLIEGKDGNMVLEVNATPSGAGIYRTWGINPAEKIIDHLMERL; via the coding sequence ATGAAAAACATAGGAATACTCATTACCGATCCTGAAGACTGGACCACAAAATCTCTAATAGAAGCCACATCCAACAACCGCATTACCCCCATACCGATTAATCTTGCCGATGCAGAAGTGACCATCGGGACAAACATAACCTATCACGCAGGTGACATAAACCTGCAGGACCTTGATGCCATCGTTGCAAGGGATGCCGGCGGAGGCAATGGAGATGGAGTCATTTTCAGGTTTGATATTTTACGCCAGTTGGAAAGCTGTGGGATACCTGTTATCAATTCACCGGCATCAATCCAGAATGCTGCAAACAAATATCATGCTACATACCTTCTGGCAGAAGCAAATATACCGGTACCTCCCACAAAAGGCGTCCAGGATACAGAAAGTGCCATGAATACCCTGGCATCATTTGAAGACGCCATTATCAAGCCTGTATTCGGGTATAAAGGAATGGGAATATACAGGATCAAGAACGGACAGATAATCTATCCAGATGGAAATATGGATGATACACCGGTAAGGGGATTTGTAAGCAGGATGATGAATGAAAGGGGGATGTTATACATCCAGAAATATATAGCAAATCCCGGCAGGGACATACGTGCTTTTGTTGTGGGGGATGAAGTAATCGGAGCTATCTACAGGAAAGCGGAAAAGGGATGGTTAAACAATCTTAGCCAGGGTGGAAATACTGAAAAATGTATGCTGGAAAAAGAACAGGAAGAACTGTGTATCCGCACATGTGAAAAAATAGGGGCCGAATATGCAGGAGTTGACCTGATCGAAGGAAAAGACGGTAACATGGTGCTGGAAGTAAATGCAACTCCTTCCGGGGCAGGTATTTATAGAACATGGGGGATAAATCCGGCAGAGAAGATAATAGACCACCTTATGGAAAGGCTCTGA